The proteins below come from a single Pseudomonas sp. MYb118 genomic window:
- a CDS encoding tellurite resistance TerB family protein: MNTSDLLEQLLRAGQGSMNRPSGGATQGGMGGDLGGLLGGLLGGGGGAGSAAGGGLGGLLGGLLGGGSGLGGSPQGRSGGGTNYAALASLGMMAFQAYQAWQRSQAAAAPQQALRTADLLAGPEVESHSHAVLRALIAAAKADGRIDEAEKRMISTEIGRHTDDPELQQWLDDEVAKPLDAQEVAQSATDPAMAAEMYLASVMVAGDQQGAERDYLDELAAALQIDPDLQVHLEQQARGAG, translated from the coding sequence ATGAACACCAGCGATTTGCTCGAACAACTGCTGCGAGCCGGCCAGGGCTCGATGAACCGCCCCAGCGGCGGCGCAACCCAGGGTGGCATGGGCGGCGATCTGGGTGGTTTGCTCGGCGGCCTGTTGGGCGGTGGCGGTGGGGCTGGCAGTGCTGCTGGCGGTGGCCTGGGTGGCTTGCTCGGTGGGCTGCTCGGTGGCGGGTCCGGGCTGGGTGGTTCGCCCCAGGGACGTTCGGGCGGTGGCACCAATTACGCCGCCCTGGCCTCGCTGGGCATGATGGCTTTCCAGGCCTACCAGGCCTGGCAGCGCAGCCAGGCCGCCGCTGCACCACAACAGGCACTGCGCACCGCCGATCTGCTGGCCGGCCCGGAGGTCGAGAGCCACAGCCATGCGGTGCTGCGGGCATTGATTGCCGCCGCCAAGGCCGACGGGCGGATCGACGAGGCCGAAAAGCGCATGATCAGCACGGAAATCGGTCGTCACACCGATGACCCCGAGCTGCAGCAGTGGCTGGACGACGAAGTGGCCAAACCGCTGGATGCCCAGGAGGTGGCGCAATCGGCGACCGACCCGGCCATGGCTGCGGAAATGTACCTGGCCAGCGTCATGGTGGCCGGTGACCAGCAAGGCGCCGAGCGCGACTACCTGGATGAACTGGCGGCGGCATTGCAGATCGACCCGGATTTGCAGGTGCATCTGGAGCAGCAGGCGAGAGGGGCAGGCTAA
- a CDS encoding iron-containing redox enzyme family protein, with product MTALTRIQSEQAIPRTGGLKQTYEQLLLGDDPEQRRALGQTFLEGQLQQAADLPDELPQDLSTLQSFVEQHCTDVASQYAEYLEARKQGGPRQFFCNKAHALFFLQAVSPTKLVDGAWLYGLLRHWRDPRFDGLICTYLEELGDGNPAQNHVLIYRKLLAAHGLDSAAIPDEYYLQGTLQLALGECAEQFLPEVIGYNLGYEQLPLHLLISAYELAELGIDPYYFTLHVTIDNASTGHAHKAVQSMLQLLPIEGDRQDFLRRVSLGYRLNDLGQGSRAIIESFDLNAEVMNMLERKRPFGQHMHSDYCRFEGQTVNQWLARPEQLPGFLAALENKGWIKRHQDPRQSRFWQLIDGDGAAMFGVFSPYEKQLLHDWIAGDWTPACRSPAVRWGSHTSGEPVAHVDDPDLNRLQAALEGLPAGEQMPVLMPWLSAHRHAHPAGLMATRRFIELKTSLR from the coding sequence ATGACTGCCCTGACCCGTATCCAATCCGAGCAAGCCATCCCCCGCACCGGCGGCCTCAAACAGACCTACGAACAACTGCTGCTGGGTGACGACCCCGAGCAGCGTCGCGCACTCGGCCAGACGTTCCTCGAAGGCCAATTGCAGCAGGCTGCTGACCTGCCCGACGAATTGCCGCAGGACCTCTCCACCCTGCAGAGCTTCGTCGAACAGCATTGTACCGACGTGGCGAGCCAATACGCCGAGTACCTCGAAGCCCGCAAGCAAGGCGGGCCGCGCCAGTTTTTCTGCAATAAGGCGCATGCGCTGTTTTTCCTGCAAGCGGTCAGCCCGACCAAACTGGTGGACGGCGCCTGGTTGTACGGCTTGTTGCGGCACTGGCGCGACCCGCGTTTCGACGGGCTGATCTGCACTTATCTGGAAGAACTGGGCGATGGCAATCCGGCGCAGAACCACGTGCTGATCTATCGCAAGCTGCTGGCGGCGCACGGCCTGGACAGTGCGGCCATCCCGGATGAGTACTACCTGCAAGGCACCCTCCAACTGGCGTTGGGTGAGTGTGCCGAGCAGTTCCTGCCCGAAGTGATCGGCTACAACCTTGGCTACGAGCAACTACCGCTGCACTTGCTGATCAGTGCCTACGAACTGGCCGAACTGGGCATCGACCCGTACTACTTCACCCTGCACGTCACCATCGACAACGCCAGCACCGGGCATGCGCATAAAGCCGTGCAGTCGATGTTGCAGCTGCTGCCGATCGAGGGTGATCGCCAGGACTTCCTGCGTCGGGTGTCGCTGGGTTATCGGCTCAATGACCTGGGGCAGGGCAGTCGCGCGATTATCGAATCATTCGACCTGAATGCCGAAGTGATGAACATGCTCGAACGCAAGCGCCCCTTCGGCCAGCACATGCATTCCGATTACTGCCGTTTCGAAGGGCAGACGGTCAACCAATGGCTGGCCAGGCCTGAACAGTTGCCGGGCTTTCTCGCGGCGCTGGAAAACAAGGGCTGGATCAAGCGTCACCAGGACCCCCGGCAAAGCCGCTTCTGGCAATTGATCGACGGCGATGGCGCGGCTATGTTCGGGGTATTCAGCCCCTATGAGAAACAACTGCTGCACGACTGGATCGCTGGCGACTGGACACCTGCATGCCGGTCGCCAGCGGTTCGGTGGGGAAGCCACACCAGCGGCGAGCCTGTGGCGCACGTCGATGATCCGGATCTGAACCGCTTGCAAGCGGCACTGGAGGGGTTACCCGCCGGCGAGCAAATGCCGGTGTTGATGCCGTGGCTGTCGGCCCATCGTCACGCTCACCCCGCCGGGCTGATGGCCACCCGACGTTTCATCGAACTCAAAACCAGCCTGCGATAA
- a CDS encoding methyltransferase: MNHESTLSPADLALVQLGRRLQADGYRFITPTPLTHQRVNDRTFGQSARNLREVFGWSRAFQPGLLSPDEERQLQQAGVLEESNGHLKSLVRWSSLDDLLFVHSGFPTEAADSVFFGPDTYRFAQLIHNHLQQSFTQVRRAVDIGCGAGVGAIVIARARHEAQVLAVDINPAALRMTAVNAALAEVNNVRVEASDVLRDVDGSFDLIVANPPYMADPAGRAYRHGGGALGAQLSVRIVEQALKRLTPGGSLVLYTGVAMVDGCDPFLDALAPYLDSLRFGWTYREIDPDVFGEELLTPGYQRVERIAVVALIVTRMGADTGGIHQSVAGE, encoded by the coding sequence ATGAATCATGAATCGACTCTGAGCCCTGCCGACCTCGCCCTGGTGCAACTGGGGCGCCGCTTGCAGGCTGACGGTTATCGCTTCATCACCCCCACGCCGTTGACGCATCAGCGGGTCAATGATCGAACCTTCGGCCAGAGCGCGCGCAACCTGCGTGAGGTGTTTGGCTGGTCACGGGCATTCCAGCCAGGCCTGCTGTCACCGGACGAAGAGCGGCAGTTGCAGCAGGCCGGCGTGCTTGAAGAGAGCAATGGCCACCTGAAAAGCCTGGTGCGCTGGTCGAGCCTGGACGATCTGCTGTTCGTGCATTCGGGGTTTCCCACCGAGGCAGCCGATTCGGTGTTCTTCGGGCCCGATACCTATCGTTTCGCCCAATTGATTCACAACCATCTGCAACAGTCGTTTACCCAGGTCAGGCGCGCCGTGGACATTGGCTGTGGCGCCGGGGTCGGGGCCATCGTGATTGCCCGGGCACGGCATGAAGCGCAGGTGCTGGCGGTCGACATCAACCCGGCGGCGTTGCGCATGACCGCGGTCAACGCGGCGCTGGCCGAAGTGAATAACGTGAGGGTCGAGGCCAGTGATGTGTTGCGGGATGTCGATGGCAGTTTCGACCTGATCGTCGCCAACCCGCCGTACATGGCCGACCCGGCCGGGCGCGCCTATCGCCATGGCGGCGGGGCGCTGGGCGCGCAATTGTCGGTGCGCATCGTCGAACAGGCGCTGAAGCGCCTTACCCCTGGCGGTTCCTTGGTGTTGTACACGGGCGTGGCCATGGTCGATGGCTGCGATCCGTTTCTCGATGCCCTGGCGCCTTATCTGGATTCCCTGCGCTTTGGCTGGACCTATCGGGAAATCGACCCCGATGTGTTCGGCGAAGAACTGCTGACCCCCGGTTACCAACGGGTCGAGCGCATCGCCGTGGTGGCGCTGATTGTCACGCGCATGGGCGCCGACACGGGCGGGATTCATCAATCCGTCGCAGGTGAGTGA
- the ligD gene encoding DNA ligase D, which yields MNKNLDDYNRMRDFSATSEPAARRSGKKAAPAHALQFCIQKHDASRLHYDFRLELDGALKSWAVPKGPSLDPTVKRLAVHVEDHPIDYATFEGSIPEGHYGAGDVIVWDRGVWIPQEDPAQAYAKGKLKFELQGEKLAGLWNLVRTHMPGKQEQWFLIKHQDSAAKPESDYDVVAAEPDSVLSDRTIVPKKARTATQSKPVKKPARAAPAKKPSAQLTGAHKAKLPDTLKPELATLVEKAPDGEWSYEIKFDGYRIMARLDHGEVKLFTRNGHDWTHKLPAQARALAALQLESAWLDGEMVVTNEQGVPDFQALQNAFDSARSEVILYYLFDMPYLNGVDLREVPVEERRMALATVLKPSDDPILRFSDAFSEAPDALLNSACQMQMEGLIGKRLGSPYVSRRSSDWIKLKCKHRQEFVVVGYTDPKGARSGFGALLLGLHDKDSGQLRYAGKVGTGFNEATLMRIYGQLKPLQAKKASVVNPPSGFDAKGVHWLKPTLLAEVAFAEMTKEGSVRHAVFHGLRNDKPAKAITEERAAVVTKTAKPKPVAGKKATAAKKVAEKATPAPSQLGLEQGKVRITHPERVIDASSGTTKVQLAEYYASVAEWILPELKDRPVALVRAPDGIAGELFFQKNAEHLAIPDIKVLDKALTGQPMMIINNAEALIGAVQMSTVELHTWNATSASLEKPDRFVLDLDPDPALPWKSMVEATQLTLSVLDELGLKAFLKTSGGKGIHLVVPLTRKLGWDEVKDFSHAIVSHIAKLLPERFSAVSGPKNRVGRIFIDYLRNGLGATTICAYAARTREGMPVSVPIFREEVAELKGGNQWTIHTVQERLAEVGNEPWADMKKTRQAITADMRRRVGMKK from the coding sequence ATGAACAAGAACCTGGATGACTACAACCGCATGCGCGACTTCTCGGCGACTTCGGAACCTGCCGCCAGGCGTTCGGGCAAAAAAGCTGCGCCCGCGCATGCCTTGCAGTTCTGCATCCAGAAACACGACGCCTCACGCCTGCACTATGACTTTCGCCTGGAGCTCGATGGTGCGCTGAAAAGCTGGGCGGTGCCCAAGGGGCCGTCGCTGGACCCCACGGTCAAGCGCCTGGCGGTGCATGTCGAGGATCATCCCATCGACTACGCCACGTTCGAGGGCAGTATTCCCGAAGGCCATTATGGCGCCGGTGACGTGATCGTCTGGGACCGTGGTGTGTGGATTCCCCAGGAAGACCCGGCCCAGGCCTACGCCAAGGGCAAGCTCAAGTTCGAATTGCAGGGCGAGAAGCTCGCCGGATTGTGGAACCTGGTGCGCACGCACATGCCGGGCAAGCAGGAGCAATGGTTTCTGATCAAGCACCAGGACAGCGCGGCCAAGCCTGAAAGCGACTACGACGTGGTCGCCGCCGAGCCGGACAGCGTCCTCAGCGACCGTACGATTGTGCCGAAGAAGGCCAGGACGGCGACCCAATCCAAGCCGGTCAAAAAGCCGGCGCGCGCCGCCCCCGCAAAAAAACCGTCGGCGCAGCTGACCGGCGCGCACAAGGCGAAACTGCCGGACACCCTCAAGCCGGAGCTAGCGACACTGGTCGAAAAGGCACCAGACGGCGAGTGGAGTTACGAAATCAAGTTCGACGGCTACCGAATCATGGCGCGCCTTGACCATGGCGAGGTCAAGCTGTTTACCCGTAACGGCCACGACTGGACGCACAAACTGCCCGCGCAAGCACGGGCGCTGGCTGCGTTGCAGCTGGAGTCAGCGTGGCTTGACGGTGAGATGGTGGTCACCAACGAGCAAGGTGTGCCGGATTTTCAGGCGTTGCAGAACGCTTTCGACAGCGCCCGTAGCGAAGTCATCCTTTATTACCTGTTCGACATGCCGTACCTCAATGGTGTGGATCTTCGCGAGGTGCCGGTCGAAGAGCGTCGCATGGCGTTGGCGACGGTGCTTAAACCGAGCGACGACCCGATACTGCGTTTTTCCGACGCGTTTTCCGAAGCGCCCGACGCCTTGCTCAACAGTGCCTGCCAAATGCAGATGGAAGGGCTGATCGGCAAACGGCTGGGTTCGCCCTACGTGTCCCGCCGCAGCAGCGACTGGATAAAGCTCAAGTGCAAGCATCGGCAGGAGTTCGTGGTGGTCGGTTATACCGATCCCAAAGGCGCGCGTAGCGGTTTCGGCGCGCTGTTGCTGGGGTTGCATGACAAGGACAGTGGGCAACTGCGGTATGCGGGCAAGGTGGGCACCGGGTTTAATGAAGCCACGTTGATGCGTATTTATGGGCAGCTCAAGCCGTTGCAGGCCAAAAAGGCCTCGGTGGTCAATCCGCCGAGCGGTTTCGATGCCAAGGGCGTGCACTGGCTCAAACCCACCTTGCTGGCCGAAGTCGCCTTTGCGGAAATGACCAAGGAGGGCTCGGTGCGCCACGCCGTCTTCCATGGCCTGCGCAACGACAAGCCGGCCAAGGCGATTACCGAGGAGCGCGCTGCCGTGGTGACCAAGACTGCCAAACCCAAGCCGGTCGCCGGCAAGAAGGCGACCGCCGCGAAAAAGGTGGCGGAAAAAGCCACCCCGGCGCCGTCCCAACTGGGTCTGGAGCAGGGCAAGGTGCGCATTACCCACCCCGAACGGGTGATTGATGCCAGCAGCGGCACCACCAAGGTGCAACTGGCGGAGTATTACGCCAGCGTCGCTGAATGGATCCTGCCGGAATTGAAAGACCGTCCGGTGGCATTGGTGCGCGCGCCGGACGGAATTGCCGGCGAACTGTTTTTCCAGAAAAACGCTGAGCATCTGGCCATTCCCGACATCAAGGTGCTGGACAAGGCACTGACCGGGCAGCCGATGATGATCATCAACAACGCGGAAGCGCTGATCGGCGCCGTGCAGATGAGCACGGTGGAGCTGCACACCTGGAACGCCACCTCGGCCAGCCTCGAAAAACCCGACCGCTTTGTCCTCGACCTCGACCCCGATCCGGCGCTGCCGTGGAAAAGCATGGTCGAGGCGACTCAGCTGACCCTGTCGGTGCTCGACGAACTGGGGCTCAAGGCGTTCCTGAAAACCAGCGGCGGCAAGGGCATCCACCTGGTCGTGCCACTGACCCGCAAACTGGGCTGGGATGAGGTGAAGGATTTCAGCCACGCCATTGTCAGCCACATCGCCAAATTACTGCCGGAGCGCTTTTCCGCCGTGTCGGGGCCGAAGAACCGGGTCGGGCGAATCTTCATCGACTACCTGCGCAACGGTCTTGGCGCCACCACCATCTGTGCCTACGCCGCCCGGACCCGCGAAGGCATGCCGGTGTCGGTGCCGATCTTTCGCGAAGAAGTGGCCGAGCTCAAGGGGGGCAATCAGTGGACCATTCATACCGTACAGGAGCGCCTGGCCGAAGTGGGCAACGAGCCTTGGGCTGACATGAAGAAAACCCGTCAGGCCATCACCGCCGACATGCGCCGGCGGGTCGGGATGAAGAAGTAG